In one Lycium barbarum isolate Lr01 chromosome 7, ASM1917538v2, whole genome shotgun sequence genomic region, the following are encoded:
- the LOC132601249 gene encoding uncharacterized protein LOC132601249, producing the protein MAERFEAFNTGMGLVQEQNDSRGKVVRKNIVANLGNTLSLLPNTTSTPSNVSLAISPHLDPTYTIPQIPSTYTPDQVAIIPNPQFSITTAQFVKSKKNELTISPYRRPGKEIKSLYHEDLGKELHNLRKVINEELCSRNFQILKYEDLCVHPNVELPSGYKIPKFNTFDGKGDPVAHLKDYCSRLIGIGHIEAVRMRLFIQSLSGSALYWYTKQDFSKWLTWEDMARGFIKQFEFNNGGDPHIADLLRIKKTPHESFQEYAIRWRLEASKIHPPLSERELISTFIQIQEDLYYDKLLGACAHNFSDLIRIGRELENAIQEGRIIDSSATQDVHQTFQAKILGNLQSEMKENQFASTTMHQAQCHKSHQIFQSYATMQCPRQQNSQQGHQQRFHQAQSSSQHQKKRKSFCFTPLNEPLANIFERLSAKGILQPKEGFIPKHPPPNFDLSKSCAYHSNIQGHDIEECPALRFKIQSMIESGKIKLQLEPSTSDIANTNTTVVKGDSSKLAPRHLKRKRATSQAD; encoded by the coding sequence ATGGCAGAGAGATTTGAAGCTTTCAACACCGGTATGGGTTTGGTGCAAGAACAAAACGATAGCAGGGGAAAGGTGGTTCGAAAAAATATTGTAGCCAATCTGGGAAATACCttaagccttcttcctaacacaacctCAACTCCCAGCAACGTTTCCTTAGCCATTTCGCCTCACTTAGATCCTACCTATACCATTCCACAAATACCTTCAACCTACACTCCCGATCAAGTAGCGATAATTCCTAATCCTCAATTTTCCATAACCACCGCTCAATTCgtgaaaagtaagaaaaacgAACTGACAATATCCCCATACAGGAGGCCTGGAAAGGAAATCAAGTCGCTTTACCATGAAGATTTGGGAAAAGAACTCCACAATTTGAGGAAAGTCATTAATGAAGAGCTATGTTCAAGGAATTTCCAGATTTTGAAGTATGAAGATTTGTGTGTGCATCCAAACGTTGAGCTTCCGTCAGGGTACAAAATACCTAAGTTTAACACTTTCGATGGGAAGGGAGATCCCGTCGCTCATTTAAAGGACTACTGCAGCAGATTAATTGGTATTGGACATATTGAAGCCGTACGAATGAGATTGTTCATTCAAAGTTTATCAGGATCAGCACTCTATTGGTACACTAAACAAGATTTTAGCAAATGGCTTACGTGGGAAGATATGGCCCGCGGATTTATAAAGCAATTCGAGTTTAACAATGGAGGCGATCCGCACATAGCCGATTTGCTTAGAATAAAGAAAACGCCACATGAATCTTTCCAAGAATATGCCATACGATGGAGGttagaagcttcaaaaatacatccTCCATTATCCGAGAGGGAATTGATCTCAACCTTCATCCAAATTCAGGAAGACTTATATTATGATAAGTTGCTCGGAGCTTGTGCACACAACTTCTCTGATTTGATTAGGATTGGTAGAGAACTAGAAAATGCCATTCAAGAAGGAAGAATTATAGATAGCTCAGCAACACAAGACGTTCACCAAACCTTCCAAGCGAAGATACTGGGAAATCTGCAAAGTGAAATGAAGGAAAACCAATTTGCTTCCACGACTATGCATCAAGCGCAATGCCATAAAAGTCACCAAATTTTTCAATCTTACGCCACCATGCAATGTCCTCGTCAGCAAAACTCCCAGCAAGGCCACCAACAACGGTTTCACCAAGCACAATCAAGCTCTCAACATCAAAAGAAGAGGAAATCTTTTTGCTTCACTCCTCTAAATGAACCACTGGCAAATATATTTGAGAGGTTGAGTGCTAAGGGTATTCTACAACCAAAGGAGGGATTTATACCTAAGCATCCACCGCCAAACTTTGATTTATCTAAGAGTTGTGCTTATCACTCAAACATTCAAGgacatgacattgaagaatgtccaGCACTAAGATTTAAGATTCAAAGCATGATTGAAAGTGGCAAAATAAAGCTACAGCTAGAGCCTTCAACCAGTGATATTGCAAACACAAACACAACTGTTGTTAAGGGCGATTCATCGAAACTGGCACCAAGGCATTTGAAAAGAAAGCGTGCAACAAGTCAAGCAGACTGA